In a genomic window of Candidatus Latescibacterota bacterium:
- a CDS encoding DUF3108 domain-containing protein, translating into MCHIEGNARGRIHILKVTSAALIIVLICGHSILSAEKETGDDKTDHSISVKGTRNHGIAELEGYELVNVFPRTVPFGEGENLIFSIRYGLITGGEATLEIRNMAVLDSVLCYHIVSVARTNGVFDRIFKVRDRHESFMEYKDLYSLRFIKHLREGKYRKDRQVDFDQKAHLAIYSDKTVPIAPNTHDFLTALYYARTLPLVPGQAVAMANHTDYKNYPIYIKYIRRETVKVPAGEFDCIVIEPVLETSTIFENSGKLTIWLTDDTVRMPVMMRSKVIVGAFEAVLKEFRLSDDKIRLIAEEKDGEYDR; encoded by the coding sequence ATGTGTCACATCGAAGGTAATGCAAGAGGTAGGATACACATTTTGAAGGTGACATCAGCAGCACTCATTATTGTCCTGATTTGTGGACATTCAATTCTTTCTGCCGAAAAGGAAACAGGTGATGATAAGACCGATCATTCAATTTCTGTGAAAGGAACCCGGAACCATGGGATTGCGGAACTCGAAGGCTATGAACTGGTCAATGTCTTTCCCCGGACTGTTCCCTTCGGCGAAGGAGAGAATCTCATATTTTCGATTCGGTACGGACTGATCACAGGCGGAGAGGCTACTCTGGAGATCCGGAATATGGCTGTACTCGACAGTGTGCTGTGCTACCACATCGTCTCGGTAGCGAGGACGAACGGTGTGTTTGACAGGATATTCAAAGTCAGGGACAGGCATGAGTCGTTTATGGAGTATAAAGACCTCTATTCCCTCAGGTTCATAAAACATCTCAGGGAAGGGAAATACAGGAAGGACAGGCAGGTCGATTTTGACCAGAAGGCTCATCTTGCCATCTACAGCGACAAGACGGTCCCGATCGCCCCGAATACACATGATTTTCTTACCGCCCTGTATTACGCGAGGACTCTTCCTCTTGTGCCGGGACAGGCTGTAGCCATGGCAAATCACACGGATTATAAAAATTATCCGATCTATATCAAGTACATCAGACGTGAGACCGTCAAGGTGCCTGCAGGCGAATTCGACTGCATCGTCATCGAGCCGGTCCTGGAGACAAGTACGATCTTTGAAAACAGTGGGAAGTTGACAATCTGGCTAACCGATGATACGGTCAGGATGCCCGTGATGATGCGCTCAAAGGTGATAGTCGGGGCATTTGAAGCTGTATTGAAGGAATTCAGGTTAAGTGATGACAAGATCAGGTTGATCGCCGAAGAGAAAGACGGGGAGTATGACAGGTAA